A genome region from Rhodopseudomonas boonkerdii includes the following:
- a CDS encoding GNAT family N-acetyltransferase codes for MSDLDLIIAAETANDAQPIERLVARTFGPGRFVLSAYRLREHVSHLLDLSFTARIGTLLVGSVRQLPICIGDTPALLLGPLTVEPPFRSRGVGRKLLDRAIHDARAKGHRLILLVGDEPYYSRVGFKAIPKGDVTMPGPVDQKRLLVLELVDGAADGIAGAVRPDWNAAK; via the coding sequence ATGAGTGACCTCGATCTGATCATCGCGGCGGAAACCGCCAATGACGCCCAGCCGATCGAACGGCTGGTGGCCCGCACTTTCGGCCCCGGCCGTTTCGTGCTGTCTGCTTATCGGCTGCGCGAGCATGTGAGCCATCTGCTCGATCTGTCCTTCACGGCGCGCATCGGCACGCTGCTGGTCGGATCGGTGCGGCAGTTGCCGATCTGCATCGGCGATACGCCGGCGCTGCTGCTCGGGCCGCTGACGGTGGAGCCGCCATTCCGCAGCCGCGGGGTCGGCCGCAAGCTGCTGGACCGTGCGATCCATGATGCGCGCGCCAAGGGACACAGGCTGATCCTGCTGGTCGGCGACGAGCCCTATTACAGTCGCGTCGGCTTCAAGGCGATTCCGAAGGGTGATGTGACCATGCCCGGGCCGGTGGACCAGAAGCGTCTGTTGGTGCTGGAGCTGGTGGATGGCGCAGCGGACGGGATTGCCGGTGCTGTCAGGCCGGATTGGAACGCGGCGAAGTAA
- a CDS encoding NUDIX domain-containing protein has protein sequence MTRPTLRQRLEPTLRRVVHLYFRFARGMTLGVRAVVVDADNRVFLVRHTYVAGWYLPGGGVEVGQTFREALDMELREEGRIEITGEPVLHGVFLNSHVSIRDHVVVYVVRDFHQDRMPEPNNEIAETGFFTLDALPDDTTEGTRQRLAEIFDGKPVISTWRAKA, from the coding sequence ATGACCAGGCCGACCTTGCGCCAGCGGCTGGAGCCGACCCTCCGCAGAGTCGTGCATCTGTATTTCCGCTTCGCCCGCGGCATGACGCTGGGCGTGCGCGCGGTGGTTGTCGATGCAGACAATCGCGTGTTTCTTGTCCGGCATACCTATGTCGCCGGCTGGTATTTGCCTGGCGGCGGCGTCGAGGTCGGCCAGACCTTTCGCGAGGCGCTGGACATGGAGCTGCGCGAGGAGGGGCGGATCGAAATCACCGGCGAGCCGGTTCTGCATGGCGTGTTCCTCAACAGCCACGTCTCGATCCGCGATCATGTGGTGGTCTATGTGGTCAGGGATTTCCATCAGGACCGGATGCCGGAGCCGAACAACGAGATCGCCGAAACCGGCTTCTTTACGCTGGACGCGTTGCCTGACGACACCACCGAGGGGACGCGCCAGCGGCTGGCAGAGATTTTCGACGGCAAGCCCGTGATCTCGACCTGGCGGGCCAAGGCTTGA
- a CDS encoding LysR family transcriptional regulator: MNSTLRQLEALVAINRTGSMTRAAEELRITQAAVSLLLRQLELQWGVTMFDRTTRSCTPTVAGRDAVQAAERILGDLRGLTHRMRGLSDARSGTVAFVASAGAASALMPTVLAEFRATYPDIDIIMRDVAADQIVSALLGSDAEFAIGSVDGPVPDVSLTPLVKGRLSAIGWPGCPIAKMQSLSWNDLAALPTIAMHRDTLIRAQIDRRLARDGKKLIPTHEVSLINTALSMTAKGIGYSILPSYMMPIDQYPGLIAFQLVRPTITRQLSWIQQTGRSLSPAAQRFQKLTIRVLAHAHAAVMTRRAEPE, encoded by the coding sequence ATGAATTCCACCCTTCGTCAATTGGAGGCGCTGGTCGCCATCAACCGCACGGGCTCGATGACGCGAGCGGCCGAAGAGCTCCGCATCACCCAGGCAGCGGTCAGTCTGCTGCTGAGGCAGCTCGAGCTTCAGTGGGGCGTGACGATGTTCGACCGCACCACACGATCCTGCACGCCGACCGTGGCCGGACGCGACGCGGTGCAGGCCGCCGAACGTATCCTCGGCGACTTGCGCGGCCTGACCCATCGGATGCGTGGCTTGTCCGATGCCCGCAGCGGCACCGTGGCCTTTGTCGCTTCGGCCGGCGCCGCTTCGGCCTTGATGCCGACGGTCCTCGCCGAATTCCGCGCGACCTATCCTGACATCGACATCATCATGCGTGATGTCGCGGCCGACCAGATCGTCAGCGCGCTGCTCGGATCGGACGCCGAATTTGCCATCGGCAGCGTCGACGGGCCGGTCCCCGACGTCTCGTTGACCCCACTGGTCAAAGGACGGCTCAGCGCCATCGGCTGGCCGGGGTGCCCGATCGCAAAGATGCAGAGCTTGTCATGGAACGACCTTGCGGCGCTGCCGACGATTGCGATGCATCGCGACACCTTGATCCGCGCGCAGATCGACCGCCGGCTGGCGCGCGACGGGAAGAAGTTGATCCCGACCCACGAGGTGTCCCTCATCAACACCGCGCTGTCGATGACGGCCAAGGGCATCGGCTATTCGATCCTGCCCTCTTACATGATGCCGATCGATCAGTATCCCGGGTTGATCGCATTCCAGTTGGTGCGACCAACCATTACGCGACAACTATCCTGGATCCAGCAGACCGGCCGCAGCCTCTCCCCGGCAGCCCAGCGGTTTCAAAAGCTGACCATCCGCGTCCTCGCCCACGCCCATGCCGCTGTCATGACGCGGCGCGCGGAGCCTGAGTGA
- a CDS encoding DUF2946 domain-containing protein: protein MKWFRANIRNGAKLALFALAVQIVLSFSHIHLDEVHAAPGDAAAVTQVQAPSTPDTDHLQHRVGVPCDICAVMAMAGTALFSAPPILLLPDATEIAYAAIKAEFDHLASISGAPQPRGPPNI from the coding sequence ATGAAGTGGTTTCGAGCAAATATCAGGAACGGAGCGAAGCTGGCGCTGTTTGCGCTGGCGGTGCAGATCGTCCTGTCGTTCAGCCACATCCATCTCGACGAGGTTCATGCCGCGCCGGGCGACGCCGCTGCCGTCACCCAGGTGCAGGCGCCGTCCACGCCGGACACCGATCACCTGCAGCACCGCGTCGGTGTGCCCTGCGATATCTGCGCGGTCATGGCGATGGCCGGCACGGCGCTGTTCTCGGCGCCGCCGATCCTGCTGCTGCCGGACGCGACCGAAATCGCCTATGCGGCCATCAAGGCCGAATTCGACCATCTCGCTTCCATCAGCGGCGCACCACAGCCGCGGGGACCACCGAACATCTGA
- a CDS encoding DUF1330 domain-containing protein, with product MLNLLRFREIADYTAHPELAPPSPISGSSAFDCYIRHTLPILRATGGDLIFLGAGGSFLIGPEDEHWDSVMLVRQQSVAAFLDFAENQAYLAGLGHRTAALQDSRLLPLDERPLAA from the coding sequence ATGCTGAACCTTCTCAGATTCCGGGAGATTGCCGATTACACCGCTCATCCCGAGCTTGCGCCGCCTTCACCGATCAGCGGATCGAGCGCCTTCGATTGCTATATCCGCCACACATTGCCGATCCTGCGCGCGACCGGCGGCGATCTGATCTTCCTTGGTGCCGGCGGCTCGTTCCTGATCGGCCCCGAGGACGAGCATTGGGACAGCGTGATGCTGGTCCGCCAGCAGAGCGTGGCCGCCTTTCTGGATTTCGCCGAGAACCAGGCCTATCTCGCCGGCCTCGGTCATCGCACCGCCGCCCTGCAGGACTCGCGCTTGCTCCCCCTTGATGAGCGACCTTTGGCGGCCTAG
- a CDS encoding DUF4170 domain-containing protein: MSHGSNFWVIGGEFGSMNFHKLVEGSAQVQGPFKTRKQAEEAWKTVSEENRHRAGVRFSIVEEPSRQVA, encoded by the coding sequence ATGTCACACGGCAGCAATTTCTGGGTCATCGGCGGCGAATTCGGCTCGATGAACTTCCATAAGCTGGTCGAGGGGTCCGCCCAGGTTCAGGGCCCGTTCAAGACCCGCAAGCAGGCCGAGGAAGCCTGGAAGACCGTGTCGGAGGAAAACCGTCACCGCGCCGGCGTTCGCTTCTCGATCGTGGAAGAGCCGAGCCGCCAAGTCGCTTAA
- a CDS encoding helix-turn-helix domain-containing protein has translation MAAETSKKLFVGPRFRRIRQQLGLSQTQMAEGLGISPSYINLIERNQRPVTAQLLLRLAETYDLDLRDLATADEDRFFAELNEIFSDPLFRQIDLPKQELRDLAELCPGVTHSLQRLYAAYTEARRGETMVAAQMADRHDGASYEGNPIERVRDLIEANRNYFPELETAAEALRDEINVPSQDLFAALAARLRDKYSIVTRIMPVDVMRETLRRFDRHRRQLLISEMVDAPGRAFQVALQIGLVECSSNFESIISRAGPLADTQRRLYRITLANYFAAAVLMPYAAFHAAAEALSYDVQVLGQRFNVGFEQICHRLTTLQRPNARGVPFFMLRVDNAGNVSKRFSSGTFPFSKFGGTCPLWNVHSTFDTPDRLLQQVIELPDGNRYFSIAQTLRRSPAPHPHLQPRFAIGLGCEIRHASKLVYSAGLDLEKAEETPIGVNCRLCERENCSQRAEPPITRTLLLDENTRRVSSFAFSNAREI, from the coding sequence ATGGCCGCTGAGACCAGCAAAAAACTGTTTGTCGGCCCCCGTTTCCGCCGGATCCGGCAGCAATTGGGCCTGTCGCAGACCCAGATGGCCGAGGGGCTGGGCATTTCGCCGAGCTACATCAACCTGATCGAACGCAACCAGCGGCCCGTGACAGCGCAGCTATTGCTGCGCCTGGCCGAGACCTACGATCTCGACCTGCGCGACCTCGCCACCGCCGATGAGGACCGCTTCTTCGCGGAGCTGAACGAGATTTTTTCCGACCCGCTGTTCCGGCAGATCGATCTGCCGAAACAGGAGCTGCGCGATCTCGCGGAGCTATGCCCCGGCGTCACGCATTCGCTGCAACGGCTCTATGCCGCCTATACCGAAGCGCGGCGCGGCGAGACGATGGTGGCGGCGCAAATGGCGGATCGTCACGACGGCGCGTCCTATGAGGGCAACCCGATCGAGCGCGTGCGCGATCTGATCGAGGCCAACCGCAATTACTTTCCGGAACTGGAAACGGCGGCGGAGGCGCTACGCGACGAAATCAATGTGCCATCGCAGGATCTGTTTGCGGCACTCGCTGCACGCCTGCGGGACAAATATTCGATCGTCACGCGCATCATGCCCGTAGACGTCATGCGCGAGACGTTGCGGCGATTCGACCGGCATCGCCGGCAGCTTCTGATTTCCGAGATGGTGGATGCGCCTGGCCGCGCATTTCAGGTCGCCCTCCAGATCGGGCTGGTCGAGTGCTCATCGAATTTCGAGAGCATCATCAGCCGCGCCGGGCCGCTCGCCGATACGCAGCGCCGGCTCTATCGCATTACGCTCGCGAATTATTTCGCAGCGGCCGTGCTGATGCCTTATGCGGCGTTTCACGCCGCAGCGGAAGCGCTGAGCTATGACGTGCAGGTGCTCGGTCAGCGCTTCAATGTCGGCTTCGAGCAGATCTGCCATCGTCTCACCACCCTGCAGCGGCCGAATGCGCGCGGCGTTCCATTCTTCATGCTGCGCGTGGACAATGCCGGCAATGTCTCGAAACGTTTTTCGTCGGGCACATTTCCGTTCTCGAAATTCGGCGGCACCTGCCCGCTGTGGAACGTGCACTCAACCTTCGATACGCCGGACCGCCTGCTGCAGCAGGTCATCGAACTGCCCGACGGCAACCGCTACTTCTCCATCGCGCAGACGCTGCGCCGCTCGCCCGCACCGCATCCACATCTCCAGCCGCGCTTCGCCATCGGCCTCGGCTGCGAGATTCGTCATGCTAGCAAACTGGTTTATTCAGCGGGGCTCGATCTGGAAAAAGCCGAGGAGACGCCGATCGGCGTGAACTGCCGGCTGTGCGAACGCGAAAATTGCAGCCAGCGCGCGGAGCCGCCGATTACACGAACGCTCCTTCTCGACGAGAACACACGGCGGGTGTCGAGCTTTGCATTCAGCAACGCACGGGAGATCTAG
- a CDS encoding metallophosphoesterase family protein yields MTAFTLAHLSDPHVPPMPDPEWRELLSQRVLGYINWKRNRHQYHRRDMLDVLVADMHAQAPDHIAVTGDLVNLALKAEFPRARRWIEAVGKPDAVSLVPGNHDAYVRGAPETFAETFGDYMRSDDATTPTFPYLRIREPVALIGVSSSVPTAPFMATGWLGNAQLEALDRLLASLADTHLFRVLLIHHPLRSDKWMKRLTDSHALQALLKRHGVELILQGHDHIHSTMWFDGPQRRIPAIGVPSASSLAHGHKPAAAYNMFAIERDGERWRCEQTVRGFGDGNMVHELKRTLLV; encoded by the coding sequence ATGACCGCATTCACCCTCGCGCATCTGTCCGACCCGCATGTGCCGCCGATGCCCGACCCGGAATGGCGCGAATTGCTCAGCCAGCGCGTGCTCGGCTATATCAACTGGAAGCGCAACCGGCATCAATATCACCGCCGCGACATGCTCGATGTGCTGGTCGCGGACATGCATGCGCAAGCGCCCGACCACATCGCCGTCACCGGCGATCTCGTCAATCTTGCGCTCAAGGCCGAATTCCCACGCGCACGGCGGTGGATCGAGGCGGTCGGCAAGCCTGATGCTGTCTCGCTGGTGCCGGGCAATCACGACGCCTATGTACGCGGTGCGCCGGAGACATTCGCGGAGACCTTTGGCGACTATATGCGCAGCGATGACGCCACGACGCCGACCTTCCCTTACCTGCGTATTCGCGAACCGGTGGCGCTCATCGGGGTGTCGTCGAGCGTTCCGACCGCGCCTTTCATGGCGACCGGCTGGCTCGGCAATGCGCAGCTCGAGGCGCTCGACCGCCTGCTGGCAAGCCTCGCCGATACCCATCTGTTTCGCGTGCTGCTGATCCACCATCCGCTGCGCTCGGACAAATGGATGAAGCGGCTGACCGATTCCCATGCGCTGCAGGCGCTGCTCAAGCGCCACGGCGTCGAACTGATCCTGCAGGGTCACGACCACATCCACTCGACCATGTGGTTCGACGGTCCGCAGCGCCGCATCCCGGCCATCGGCGTACCGTCGGCCTCATCGCTCGCGCACGGCCACAAACCGGCGGCAGCATATAATATGTTCGCCATCGAACGCGACGGCGAGCGCTGGCGCTGCGAGCAGACCGTGCGCGGCTTCGGCGACGGCAATATGGTGCATGAGCTGAAGCGGACGTTACTGGTGTAA
- a CDS encoding TonB-dependent receptor, translating to MPISFKRALLLGSTAVIGWSALPSFAQAQTQLPAVEVTAPSPIVRRKPAPHPQGHTHVTRTAPNRTQVPVEAEPPVASAPPQGVLPVVTDQFATVTVVPNEEIRRSGANTMGELLANKPGIAASGYAPGGASRPIIRGLDVNRVGIVENGMSSNGASDLGEDHFVPVDPFAANQVEVIRGPATLRYGSQSIGGVVSASNNRIPDALPNCAVTAPFQNYGLPTKAPAAGLAAPGCMNAEVRTSISSVNRGIDGGILLDAGGGNVAVHADVYGSMARDYNVPSYPYADPGLAFNGRQPNSANQSSGASVGASYFFTGGYIGAAITHNDTTYRIPGVEGAEVGTRIRGEQTKVTVKGEYRPDSAAIDAVRFWIGATDYRHNEIGLADAADASSDGVRQTFTNKEQEGRLEVQFMPFNARFATVTSAVGLQVNHQELTAPSPDDIGSPLNGLWDPNRNTRVAGYSFNEFKFSDSTRAQIAGRIEHVELSGTTPSLIPELFDLNADPGAIGPAVGRNLTFTPKSGSIGLIQDLPWYGLSASITAQYTERAPKPAELFSRGGHDATETFDIGNPNLGIETAKSIELGLRRAAGPVRFELTGYYTQYTGFIYRRLTGNKCGDGVCADDPTLELNQAIYSQRDATFRGGEFQTQIDVTQLGSGTFGIEGQADVVRATFADGSNVPRIPPVRAGGGLFWRDANWFARINMLHAFAQNDIADVAETPTNGYNLLKAEVSYKTLLDPRIYGAKEMTVGLVGNNLLNENIRYATSYNKDNVLQPGMNVRAFATVKF from the coding sequence ATGCCCATCTCATTCAAACGCGCTCTCCTGCTCGGCTCTACCGCCGTCATCGGATGGAGCGCCCTCCCGTCATTCGCCCAGGCGCAGACGCAGCTTCCCGCCGTGGAGGTGACTGCGCCGAGCCCGATCGTGCGCCGCAAGCCGGCACCGCATCCGCAGGGCCACACCCACGTGACCCGCACCGCCCCGAACCGCACGCAGGTGCCGGTGGAAGCCGAGCCGCCTGTTGCGTCAGCGCCGCCGCAAGGCGTGCTGCCGGTGGTCACCGATCAGTTCGCTACCGTCACCGTGGTGCCGAACGAGGAAATCCGCCGCTCCGGGGCCAATACGATGGGCGAGTTGCTGGCCAACAAGCCCGGCATCGCCGCTTCAGGCTATGCACCCGGCGGCGCCAGCCGACCGATCATCCGCGGCCTCGACGTCAACCGCGTCGGCATTGTCGAGAACGGCATGAGCAGCAATGGTGCCTCCGATCTCGGCGAAGATCACTTTGTGCCAGTCGATCCGTTCGCGGCTAATCAGGTGGAAGTCATCCGCGGCCCGGCCACCCTGCGCTATGGCTCACAGTCGATCGGCGGCGTGGTCTCCGCCTCCAACAACCGCATTCCCGACGCACTGCCAAACTGCGCCGTCACGGCACCATTCCAGAACTATGGCCTGCCGACGAAAGCCCCCGCCGCTGGTCTCGCCGCACCGGGCTGCATGAATGCAGAAGTTCGCACCTCGATCAGTTCCGTCAATCGCGGCATCGATGGCGGCATCCTGCTGGATGCCGGCGGCGGCAATGTCGCCGTACATGCCGACGTCTATGGCAGCATGGCGCGCGACTACAATGTGCCGTCCTATCCCTATGCCGATCCCGGTCTCGCCTTCAACGGACGCCAGCCGAATTCGGCCAACCAGTCCTCCGGCGCATCGGTCGGCGCGTCGTATTTCTTCACCGGCGGCTATATCGGCGCGGCGATCACCCATAACGACACGACCTATCGTATCCCCGGTGTAGAAGGTGCCGAAGTCGGCACCCGCATCCGCGGCGAGCAGACCAAAGTGACCGTGAAGGGCGAGTATCGCCCCGACTCCGCTGCGATCGATGCGGTGCGCTTCTGGATCGGTGCGACTGATTACCGGCACAATGAGATTGGCCTCGCCGATGCCGCCGATGCCAGCAGCGATGGTGTGCGCCAGACCTTCACCAATAAGGAGCAGGAAGGCCGACTCGAAGTACAGTTCATGCCCTTCAATGCCCGCTTCGCCACTGTGACCTCCGCCGTCGGCCTGCAGGTCAATCATCAGGAACTGACGGCACCGAGCCCCGACGATATCGGCAGCCCGCTGAACGGACTGTGGGACCCCAACCGCAATACCCGCGTGGCCGGCTACAGCTTCAACGAATTCAAGTTCAGCGACAGCACGCGTGCGCAGATCGCCGGCCGCATCGAACATGTGGAATTGTCGGGCACCACGCCGTCACTGATCCCCGAATTGTTCGACCTCAATGCCGATCCCGGCGCCATCGGTCCGGCGGTCGGACGTAACCTCACTTTCACGCCGAAGAGTGGCAGTATCGGCCTGATCCAGGACCTGCCTTGGTACGGCCTCTCGGCCAGCATCACCGCGCAATATACCGAGCGTGCACCGAAACCGGCCGAGCTGTTTTCGCGCGGCGGGCATGATGCCACCGAGACTTTCGACATCGGCAATCCCAATCTCGGCATCGAGACCGCGAAGTCCATCGAACTCGGCCTGCGCCGCGCCGCCGGCCCGGTGCGCTTCGAGCTCACCGGCTACTACACCCAGTATACCGGCTTCATCTATCGTCGCCTTACCGGCAACAAATGCGGCGACGGCGTCTGCGCCGACGATCCGACCTTGGAGCTGAACCAGGCGATCTATTCGCAACGCGACGCCACCTTCCGCGGCGGCGAATTCCAGACGCAGATCGACGTCACCCAGCTCGGCAGCGGCACTTTCGGTATCGAAGGCCAGGCGGACGTGGTGCGTGCGACCTTTGCCGATGGCAGCAATGTGCCGCGCATCCCGCCGGTGCGCGCCGGCGGCGGCCTGTTCTGGCGCGATGCCAACTGGTTCGCGCGCATCAACATGCTGCATGCCTTCGCGCAGAACGACATTGCCGATGTCGCCGAGACACCGACCAATGGCTACAACCTTCTGAAGGCCGAGGTGAGCTACAAGACGCTGCTCGATCCGCGCATTTATGGTGCGAAAGAGATGACGGTGGGCCTCGTCGGCAACAACCTGCTCAACGAGAACATCCGTTACGCAACGTCCTACAACAAGGATAACGTGCTGCAGCCCGGCATGAATGTGCGGGCCTTTGCGACGGTGAAGTTCTGA